A genomic stretch from Candidatus Hydrogenisulfobacillus filiaventi includes:
- the rsmI gene encoding Ribosomal RNA small subunit methyltransferase I, with product MGRTPGTGEAGPPGVEGGRLYLIGTPLGNRWDLSARARAALEQVDLLLAEDTRVTARLLAAWGIGRGPVWSFHAHNWHRRLPDVLERLQAGASVGLVTDAGMPAVSDPGRELVEAAAGRGIPLTVVPGPTAESAAFAASGFPHPYRFWGFLPAKGPERRRALERLAAGTETEILYEAPHRVARTARDLAAVLGEAVPVYVGRELTKRHEEHWYGTLGELVRREDWRGEVVVVVGPRPAPAAAGPGRPDWAALLAAVRAEEAGGRSRRDSIRAVADRAGVSRRELYRRVQTGRPDDAAD from the coding sequence ATGGGCAGGACACCGGGGACCGGGGAGGCGGGCCCGCCGGGGGTTGAGGGGGGCCGCCTCTACCTGATTGGTACCCCCCTCGGCAACCGTTGGGACCTCTCCGCCCGTGCCCGCGCCGCCCTGGAGCAGGTGGACCTGCTGCTGGCGGAGGATACGCGGGTGACCGCCCGCCTGCTGGCTGCCTGGGGTATCGGACGGGGACCGGTGTGGTCGTTCCATGCCCATAACTGGCACCGGCGCCTGCCGGACGTACTGGAGCGCCTGCAGGCCGGGGCCAGCGTGGGGTTGGTCACCGACGCCGGGATGCCGGCCGTCTCCGACCCGGGCCGGGAGCTGGTGGAAGCGGCGGCCGGCCGGGGGATCCCCCTGACGGTGGTGCCGGGGCCGACTGCGGAGAGCGCGGCGTTTGCCGCCTCCGGCTTTCCCCACCCCTACCGCTTCTGGGGCTTTCTGCCCGCGAAGGGCCCGGAACGGCGCCGGGCCCTGGAACGCCTGGCGGCCGGCACGGAGACGGAAATCCTGTACGAGGCCCCCCACCGGGTGGCCCGCACCGCCCGGGACCTGGCGGCGGTGCTGGGGGAAGCGGTGCCGGTCTATGTCGGCCGGGAGCTGACCAAGCGCCATGAGGAGCACTGGTACGGCACCTTGGGGGAGCTGGTGCGCCGGGAGGACTGGCGCGGCGAAGTGGTGGTGGTCGTGGGCCCGCGTCCGGCCCCGGCTGCCGCCGGCCCCGGCCGGCCCGACTGGGCGGCCCTGCTGGCAGCGGTCCGGGCGGAGGAGGCCGGGGGCCGCTCCCGCAGGGATAGCATCCGGGCGGTGGCGGACCGGGCCGGGGTCTCACGCAGGGAATTATACCGGCGGGTCCAGACCGGCCGCCCGGACGACGCGGCGGATTAG
- a CDS encoding GIY-YIG domain-containing protein: MSPSAWYVYLLACGDGSLYTGITTDVRRRLAAHRRGRGARYTRGRGPLVLVWVSPPLRHAEAARQEAIIKRWPRAAKLRLVAEGGDGYGQDTGDRGGGPAGG; encoded by the coding sequence GTGAGCCCATCCGCCTGGTATGTTTACCTGCTGGCCTGCGGGGACGGCAGCCTCTACACCGGGATCACCACCGACGTCCGCCGCAGGCTGGCGGCCCACCGCCGCGGCCGGGGGGCCCGCTATACCCGGGGGCGCGGCCCCCTGGTGCTGGTCTGGGTCTCGCCCCCGCTGAGGCACGCGGAGGCGGCGCGGCAGGAGGCCATCATCAAGCGCTGGCCGCGGGCGGCCAAGCTGCGGCTGGTGGCGGAAGGGGGGGACGGCTATGGGCAGGACACCGGGGACCGGGGAGGCGGGCCCGCCGGGGGTTGA
- the darA gene encoding signal transduction receptor, cyclic di-AMP binding (Evidence 2a : Function from experimental evidences in other organisms; PubMedId : 10913081, 25433025, 31061098; Product type rc : receptor): MKLVVAIVQDQDALAVLNALARQGLRATKLASTGGFLREGNTTVLVGVEEDAVDRVLDILRSTGSVRREPVPPAEGGSGEEARPAEVLVGGATVFVLDVVRYAKF, from the coding sequence ATGAAACTGGTGGTGGCCATCGTTCAGGATCAGGATGCGCTTGCGGTGTTGAACGCCCTGGCCCGCCAAGGCCTGCGGGCCACCAAGCTGGCCAGCACCGGCGGCTTCCTCCGGGAAGGCAACACCACCGTGCTGGTCGGGGTGGAGGAGGACGCGGTCGATCGCGTGCTGGATATCCTGCGCTCGACCGGCTCGGTCCGCCGCGAGCCGGTGCCCCCGGCGGAAGGCGGCAGCGGGGAGGAGGCCCGGCCCGCCGAAGTGCTGGTGGGCGGGGCGACGGTGTTTGTGCTGGATGTGGTCCGGTATGCGAAATTCTGA
- the metS gene encoding methionyl-tRNA synthetase (Evidence 2a : Function from experimental evidences in other organisms; PubMedId : 11233169, 12682299, 12792655; Product type e : enzyme), whose translation MAGQPEGAPGGKVWYITTPIYYPSDKLHIGHAYTTVAADALARYHRLQGQEVLFVTGTDEHGQKIQRRAEAEGVPPQVFVDRIVAAIRDPLWQRLGISYDDFIRTTEERHVRVVQEAFRRLYDQGDIYKGHYEGWYCVPDETFWRESKLVDGKCPDCGRPVEWVREESYFFRLTRYRDAIYQHITAHPDFIQPPSRRNEMLSFIESGLEDLSISRPGVSWGIPVPFDPSHTVYVWFDALLNYITAAGWLDDPARFARTWPADLHLVGKEIVRFHTVIWPVMLMALGLPLPRQVFGHGWLLIDNTKMSKSRGNVVDPLALLDRYGVDAVRYFLLREVPFGSDGSYTEEALILRINVDLANDLGNLLNRTLVMLERFAGGVIPPYHPEADRLGLPGVVAETVARYQEAMERLALSDALAAVWGLVRVLNKAIEDESPWTLARAGEQGRLETVLYGLADGLRVVSVLLTPFLLEAPGAMREQLGIPEPAGSLAEARFGLLAPGTRTRRGKVLFPRIEETRAAAPAGGTPGKEAKQMADPAATSEIGIEDVHRLDLRVATVEAAEVVEGADRLLKLTVHDGERHRTIVSGIRAHYRPEDLVGRQVVLVANLKPARIRGILSEGMLLAGSAGDQLAVVTPLSPLPDGARVK comes from the coding sequence ATGGCTGGCCAGCCGGAGGGGGCACCAGGGGGCAAAGTCTGGTACATTACCACCCCCATCTATTATCCCAGTGACAAGCTGCATATCGGACACGCCTACACGACGGTGGCGGCGGACGCCCTGGCCCGCTACCACCGGTTGCAGGGGCAGGAGGTGCTCTTCGTCACCGGCACCGATGAGCACGGGCAGAAGATTCAGCGCCGGGCGGAAGCGGAGGGGGTGCCGCCGCAGGTCTTTGTGGACCGGATTGTAGCCGCCATCCGGGATCCCTTGTGGCAGCGGCTGGGGATCTCCTATGACGACTTCATCCGCACCACCGAGGAACGCCATGTGCGGGTGGTCCAGGAGGCCTTCCGGCGGTTGTACGACCAGGGGGATATCTACAAGGGGCATTACGAGGGCTGGTATTGTGTCCCGGATGAGACCTTCTGGCGGGAGTCCAAGCTGGTGGACGGCAAGTGCCCGGACTGTGGCCGGCCGGTGGAATGGGTACGGGAGGAGAGCTACTTTTTCCGCCTGACCCGCTACCGCGACGCCATCTATCAGCACATCACGGCCCATCCCGACTTCATCCAGCCCCCCAGCCGCCGCAATGAAATGCTCAGCTTCATCGAGAGCGGGCTGGAGGACCTGTCCATCTCCCGCCCGGGGGTGAGCTGGGGTATCCCGGTGCCGTTCGATCCCAGCCACACTGTTTATGTGTGGTTCGACGCCCTGCTCAACTACATTACCGCCGCCGGCTGGCTGGACGACCCGGCCCGGTTCGCCCGTACCTGGCCTGCCGACCTGCATCTGGTAGGCAAGGAGATTGTGCGCTTTCACACCGTCATCTGGCCGGTGATGCTGATGGCTCTGGGCCTGCCCTTGCCGCGCCAGGTCTTCGGGCACGGCTGGCTGCTGATCGACAACACCAAGATGTCCAAATCGCGCGGGAACGTGGTCGACCCCCTGGCGCTCCTCGACCGCTACGGGGTGGATGCCGTGCGTTATTTCCTGCTGCGGGAGGTGCCCTTCGGCAGCGACGGCAGCTATACCGAGGAGGCCCTCATCCTCCGCATCAACGTCGACCTGGCCAACGACCTCGGCAACCTGCTCAACCGCACCCTGGTCATGCTGGAGCGCTTCGCAGGCGGGGTGATCCCGCCCTATCACCCGGAAGCGGACCGCCTGGGACTGCCGGGCGTGGTGGCGGAAACGGTGGCGCGCTACCAGGAGGCCATGGAACGGCTGGCCCTGTCCGACGCCCTGGCGGCAGTGTGGGGGCTGGTGCGGGTGCTCAACAAGGCCATTGAGGATGAGAGCCCCTGGACCCTGGCCCGGGCCGGGGAGCAGGGCCGGCTGGAGACGGTCCTGTACGGTCTCGCCGATGGCCTGCGCGTGGTGTCGGTGCTGCTTACCCCCTTCCTGCTGGAGGCCCCGGGGGCCATGCGGGAGCAGCTGGGCATCCCGGAGCCGGCCGGCAGCCTGGCCGAGGCCCGCTTTGGGCTTCTGGCCCCCGGCACCCGCACCCGGCGCGGGAAGGTGCTCTTCCCGCGGATCGAAGAGACCCGCGCGGCCGCTCCGGCGGGCGGCACGCCGGGGAAGGAGGCGAAGCAGATGGCGGACCCGGCGGCCACGTCCGAGATCGGGATCGAGGACGTCCACCGGCTGGACCTGCGGGTGGCGACGGTGGAGGCGGCGGAGGTGGTGGAAGGGGCCGACCGCCTGCTGAAGCTGACGGTGCATGACGGGGAGCGCCACCGGACCATCGTGTCGGGCATCCGGGCGCACTACCGGCCGGAGGACCTGGTCGGCCGCCAGGTGGTGCTGGTGGCCAACCTGAAGCCTGCCCGCATCCGTGGCATCCTCTCCGAGGGCATGCTGCTGGCCGGATCGGCCGGGGACCAGCTGGCGGTGGTGACGCCCCTGTCCCCCCTGCCGGACGGGGCCCGGGTGAAGTAG
- a CDS encoding Lysine decarboxylase, whose product MKAGSGQGRTPLREALETVAAGGRLRLHTPGHAGHGPRGPWPDPYWDLTEVGPVPAALEASQAAAATAYGTRATWFSAQGATLPVQAAVLGAFAGSARPVWVDRASHRAVAAALLLGGIPVRWRQPRLGPGGVPLPAADPPPPGVAGAVLTRPTYDGLLTAQDLPDGGPVVADEAHGAHWYCRPGYPASALELGADLVIHGSHKTEAAPTGTALLHLAGGRVEPAAVRFWWETLASSSPSYPLLAGLEAMVAARFRPPAAAAWAALAAGARELRDRLAARGWVVLQRWWEERGGLSDPARLTLLGRGAAALVRAAGLEPEKETPASVTLILTPHLRLEWVAQRLLALPVPEPPPLEERPWPLPAAALPMREALTRGGEWVELAAAPGRVSRGWVIPYPPGIPLILPGERWDAEVVAAVREAGTAEGLEEGRVWVLR is encoded by the coding sequence GTGAAGGCGGGGAGCGGACAGGGGCGGACCCCGTTGCGGGAGGCGCTGGAGACGGTGGCGGCCGGCGGCCGGCTGCGGCTGCATACCCCGGGCCATGCCGGCCACGGGCCCCGGGGGCCGTGGCCCGACCCCTATTGGGATCTGACCGAGGTAGGGCCGGTCCCGGCCGCGTTGGAGGCCAGCCAGGCAGCGGCGGCCACAGCCTACGGGACGCGGGCCACCTGGTTCTCGGCCCAGGGGGCAACCCTGCCGGTGCAGGCGGCGGTGCTGGGCGCCTTTGCCGGCAGTGCCCGGCCGGTGTGGGTGGATCGGGCCTCCCACCGGGCGGTGGCAGCCGCTTTACTGCTGGGCGGGATCCCGGTCCGCTGGCGGCAGCCGCGGCTGGGCCCGGGCGGGGTGCCGTTGCCGGCGGCCGATCCCCCGCCGCCCGGGGTGGCGGGGGCGGTGCTCACCCGGCCCACCTATGACGGGCTGCTCACGGCCCAGGACCTGCCGGACGGGGGGCCGGTGGTGGCGGATGAGGCCCACGGGGCCCATTGGTACTGCCGGCCGGGCTACCCGGCCTCGGCCCTGGAGCTGGGCGCGGATTTGGTCATCCACGGCAGTCACAAGACCGAAGCGGCCCCTACCGGCACCGCCCTCCTGCACCTGGCCGGCGGGCGGGTGGAGCCGGCGGCGGTGCGCTTCTGGTGGGAGACGCTGGCCAGTTCCAGTCCCTCCTATCCGCTGCTGGCCGGCCTGGAGGCGATGGTGGCCGCCCGCTTCCGGCCGCCGGCGGCGGCGGCCTGGGCGGCACTGGCTGCAGGGGCCCGCGAGCTGCGGGACCGGCTGGCCGCCCGCGGCTGGGTGGTACTGCAGCGCTGGTGGGAGGAGCGGGGCGGCCTCAGCGACCCCGCCCGTCTGACGTTGCTGGGTCGGGGGGCGGCGGCGCTGGTGCGGGCAGCCGGGCTGGAGCCGGAGAAGGAGACCCCGGCCAGCGTGACCCTGATCCTGACTCCGCATCTGCGCCTGGAATGGGTGGCGCAACGGCTGCTGGCGCTGCCGGTGCCCGAGCCGCCACCGCTGGAGGAGCGGCCCTGGCCGCTGCCGGCGGCGGCGTTGCCCATGCGGGAGGCCCTGACCCGGGGCGGTGAATGGGTGGAGCTGGCGGCTGCGCCGGGCCGGGTGTCCCGGGGGTGGGTGATCCCCTACCCGCCCGGCATTCCGCTCATCCTGCCGGGGGAACGCTGGGATGCGGAGGTGGTGGCGGCGGTGCGGGAGGCCGGGACCGCCGAAGGCCTGGAGGAGGGACGGGTGTGGGTGCTGCGGTAG
- a CDS encoding conserved protein of unknown function (Evidence 4 : Unknown function but conserved in other organisms), producing MRNSDLERWPVWARAWARGGLGRTLLVTGEDTAALTDALAAAWLCEGDGEPGPCRCRSCRTPRSRHPDYRELAAEPRSIGREAVGRVLDGLLARPLWSPYRVVRIRQADTLTPDAGAHLLKVLEEPPPYQVFLLETARPDRLLPTIRSRCRWVRTLPAGGGPEEGVAADWAGLTDPAPGWEERLVVGARAARARYLAGGGPAWLQLWEACVEAEARLAANANRELVAYRLTRLLEELGLTGGRPLP from the coding sequence ATGCGAAATTCTGACCTCGAACGCTGGCCGGTGTGGGCCCGGGCCTGGGCGCGGGGCGGCCTCGGACGCACCCTGCTGGTCACCGGCGAGGACACCGCCGCCCTCACCGACGCCCTGGCCGCGGCCTGGCTCTGTGAAGGGGACGGGGAGCCCGGCCCGTGCCGCTGCCGCTCCTGCCGCACCCCCCGCTCCCGGCACCCGGACTACCGCGAGCTCGCAGCCGAGCCCCGCAGCATCGGCCGGGAGGCCGTGGGGCGGGTTCTGGACGGCCTGCTGGCGCGTCCGCTGTGGTCCCCTTACCGGGTGGTCCGCATCCGGCAGGCGGATACCCTCACCCCGGACGCCGGAGCCCACCTGCTTAAGGTCCTGGAGGAACCGCCCCCCTACCAGGTGTTCCTCCTGGAGACCGCCCGGCCCGACCGTCTGCTGCCGACCATCCGCAGCCGGTGCCGGTGGGTGCGGACCCTTCCGGCCGGCGGCGGGCCGGAGGAGGGGGTGGCGGCGGACTGGGCCGGACTGACGGATCCGGCTCCCGGATGGGAGGAACGGCTGGTGGTGGGCGCCCGGGCCGCCCGCGCCCGCTACCTGGCCGGCGGGGGGCCGGCCTGGCTGCAGCTGTGGGAGGCCTGCGTCGAAGCGGAGGCGCGCCTGGCGGCCAACGCCAACCGGGAGCTGGTGGCCTATCGCCTGACCCGGCTGCTGGAGGAGCTGGGCCTGACCGGGGGGCGGCCGCTGCCGTGA
- a CDS encoding AbrB family transcriptional regulator produces the protein MKSTGIVRRVDELGRVVLPIELRRTLSISDKDSLEIYVDGEKIILKKYEPACIFCGNANDVEIFHGKNVCRDCLRELAAEAETEAS, from the coding sequence GTGAAATCCACCGGTATCGTCCGTCGGGTTGATGAACTGGGGCGGGTGGTGCTGCCGATTGAGCTGCGGCGGACCCTGAGCATCAGCGACAAAGATTCGTTGGAGATTTATGTAGACGGGGAAAAGATTATCCTGAAGAAATACGAACCGGCCTGTATCTTCTGCGGCAACGCCAACGACGTCGAGATCTTCCACGGCAAGAACGTCTGCCGCGACTGCCTGCGTGAACTGGCGGCCGAGGCCGAGACCGAAGCGTCCTAA
- a CDS encoding Transcriptional regulator has translation MRKPRDAGPEAAGSASECPVELALQVIGGKWTLLILRDLLTGPKRFGELRRSLGGVSPKTLAQRLRELEQDGILTRTVYPEVPLRVEYALTREGETLSRVVDVIRDWGEHWRGERGSRGAE, from the coding sequence ATGCGTAAGCCGCGCGACGCCGGTCCGGAAGCGGCCGGATCCGCGAGCGAGTGCCCGGTGGAGCTGGCCCTGCAGGTTATCGGGGGCAAGTGGACCCTGTTGATCCTGCGGGATCTGCTGACCGGGCCCAAACGGTTCGGGGAGCTGCGGCGCTCCCTGGGGGGCGTGAGCCCTAAAACCCTGGCCCAGCGGCTGCGGGAGCTGGAGCAGGACGGGATCCTGACGCGGACCGTCTATCCGGAGGTGCCGCTGCGGGTGGAGTATGCCCTGACCCGGGAAGGTGAGACCCTGTCCCGGGTGGTGGATGTCATCCGCGACTGGGGGGAGCACTGGCGGGGGGAGCGGGGTTCCCGCGGCGCGGAATAG
- the dayD gene encoding D-amino acyl-tRNA deacylase (Evidence 2a : Function from experimental evidences in other organisms; PubMedId : 10747959, 16014871, 16461678, 19332551; Product type e : enzyme) codes for MAHSVQAFDSHCHLQDPAFDPDREEVYQRARAAGLNLVVAGYDLASSEAAVAFAAGHAGVWALVGVHPHEAAQTLAEHPDWEERLAALAGQPRVAGIGEIGLDYHYDHSPREVQRTVFRRQLALAARLGRPVAIHTREAEEDTAAILAEATPPASGVIHCFTGSAGFARLCLDRGFALSFAGVLTFKNAGALREVAAAVPADRLLIETDAPYLSPVPWRGRRNEPVRVLRVAEVLAAVRGQETETVLALTAANTRSVFRLGEA; via the coding sequence ATGGCGCACAGCGTCCAGGCGTTTGACAGCCACTGCCATCTCCAGGATCCGGCCTTCGACCCCGACCGCGAGGAGGTATACCAAAGGGCCCGGGCCGCAGGCCTCAACCTGGTGGTGGCGGGCTACGACCTGGCAAGCTCAGAGGCTGCGGTGGCCTTCGCTGCCGGCCACGCCGGGGTGTGGGCCCTCGTGGGGGTGCATCCCCACGAGGCCGCGCAGACCCTGGCGGAACATCCCGACTGGGAGGAGCGTCTGGCTGCGCTGGCGGGGCAGCCCCGGGTGGCCGGGATCGGGGAGATCGGGCTCGACTACCATTACGACCACAGCCCGCGCGAGGTGCAGCGGACGGTCTTCCGGCGGCAGCTGGCGCTGGCGGCCCGCCTCGGCCGGCCGGTGGCCATCCATACCCGCGAGGCGGAGGAGGACACCGCTGCCATCCTGGCCGAGGCCACCCCTCCTGCCAGCGGGGTCATCCACTGCTTCACCGGCAGCGCCGGCTTTGCCCGGCTGTGCCTGGACCGGGGGTTTGCCCTGTCCTTCGCCGGCGTCCTGACCTTCAAAAATGCCGGTGCCCTGCGCGAGGTGGCGGCCGCGGTGCCGGCGGATCGCCTGCTCATCGAGACGGATGCCCCCTACCTGAGCCCAGTGCCGTGGCGCGGCCGGCGCAACGAGCCGGTGCGGGTGCTGCGGGTGGCGGAAGTGCTGGCGGCGGTACGGGGCCAGGAGACGGAGACCGTGCTGGCTCTGACCGCGGCCAATACCCGATCCGTCTTCCGCCTGGGGGAGGCGTGA
- a CDS encoding conserved membrane protein of unknown function (Evidence 4 : Unknown function but conserved in other organisms) — MSGQRSMWGAGLVLLAALVAVHSWGTPLEGDVYWQWTAGSLMLARHAVLRTDPFSYTLHGYPWVTEEWGFEVLLAWLVQQLGRWGFWVMGAVPGMAAAGLVYLRLGRRGLGPLPSLVLALGSTFSWLPFVKDRPQVLSYALMALLYVLLDAARAGRTRALWWLLPLAWFWANVHGSFLALFVLVGLEALWAAVPVRAGLWDPQAGGAPAWAYLAAGAGAALATFLNPHGPGLWAYAWRVSLSPKITDTIVEWQSPDFHVAWILAAVAAPLLLTVVVVLARARPVPWRDSVIAAAWLVATLHAVRFLPYWALSWPVLLEGVGPWLTPRRVRPGVVAAVLLAGAAAAAALAPPARFGRPAADIPVGAVRFLRHAPPGRVFNPYHLGGYLIHAGIPVFIDGRTDFYLARHAAVLDAYLGVKHLTTSPQAVFNAWRVRYVLWTPGTALARYLADSPAWRLVYASPRAVVYARAVAPRSGIMGPAGSGRGSGGPR; from the coding sequence GTGAGCGGTCAGCGGTCGATGTGGGGCGCCGGGCTGGTGCTGCTGGCGGCCCTGGTAGCGGTCCACAGCTGGGGCACCCCGCTGGAAGGGGATGTCTACTGGCAGTGGACAGCCGGCAGCCTGATGCTGGCCCGCCATGCGGTCCTGCGCACCGATCCCTTTTCCTACACCCTGCATGGCTATCCCTGGGTGACGGAGGAATGGGGATTCGAGGTGCTGCTGGCGTGGCTGGTTCAGCAGCTGGGCCGTTGGGGCTTCTGGGTCATGGGGGCGGTGCCGGGCATGGCCGCCGCCGGCCTGGTGTACCTGCGCCTGGGCCGGCGCGGCCTGGGTCCCCTGCCATCCCTGGTTCTGGCGCTGGGGAGCACCTTCTCGTGGCTGCCGTTTGTCAAAGACCGGCCCCAGGTCCTCAGTTACGCCCTTATGGCCCTGTTATATGTGCTGCTGGACGCCGCCCGCGCCGGCCGGACGCGGGCCCTGTGGTGGCTGCTGCCCCTGGCCTGGTTCTGGGCCAATGTGCACGGGAGCTTCCTGGCCCTGTTCGTGCTGGTGGGGCTGGAGGCGCTGTGGGCAGCGGTGCCGGTGCGGGCAGGACTCTGGGATCCCCAGGCCGGGGGCGCCCCGGCCTGGGCTTATCTGGCTGCGGGAGCCGGGGCAGCGCTGGCCACCTTCCTCAACCCGCACGGTCCCGGCCTATGGGCCTACGCCTGGCGGGTTTCCCTCTCCCCCAAGATCACGGACACCATCGTGGAGTGGCAGTCGCCCGATTTCCATGTGGCCTGGATCCTGGCCGCCGTTGCCGCCCCGCTCCTGCTGACCGTCGTGGTGGTCCTGGCCCGGGCCCGGCCGGTGCCGTGGCGGGACAGCGTGATCGCGGCCGCCTGGCTGGTGGCCACCTTGCATGCGGTGCGCTTCCTGCCTTATTGGGCCCTGAGCTGGCCGGTGCTGCTGGAAGGCGTGGGACCTTGGCTGACACCGCGGCGGGTGCGCCCGGGTGTGGTGGCCGCCGTCCTGCTGGCGGGGGCGGCCGCCGCGGCGGCGCTGGCGCCGCCGGCCCGCTTCGGGCGGCCCGCCGCGGACATCCCGGTGGGGGCGGTGCGTTTCCTCCGCCACGCCCCTCCGGGGCGGGTGTTCAACCCCTACCATCTGGGCGGCTACCTGATCCACGCCGGCATCCCCGTGTTCATTGACGGCCGCACCGACTTCTACCTGGCCCGCCATGCGGCGGTGCTGGATGCCTACCTGGGCGTCAAACACCTGACCACCAGCCCGCAGGCGGTCTTCAACGCCTGGCGGGTCCGCTATGTGCTGTGGACGCCGGGGACCGCCCTGGCGCGCTACCTGGCCGACAGTCCAGCCTGGCGCCTGGTCTACGCCTCCCCCCGCGCCGTGGTCTACGCCCGGGCGGTGGCACCGCGGTCTGGTATCATGGGACCAGCAGGATCCGGCAGGGGGTCGGGCGGGCCACGGTGA
- the tmk gene encoding Thymidylate kinase: protein MGAAVGGRGLFISFEGLDGVGKSTQAAALAAWLGWRWGREVVMVREPGGTPLGEAVRRLLLDAGGAAPASVRAEALLFAAARAELVERVVRPALARGAVVVADRFADSTVAYQGYGLGLGPRVTAAINAWATGGLEPHLTIWLDGPPLGPLSGDRIEQRGEDFRERVRAGYAALAAADPRRWRRVEADRPLEQVTAQVQGLVERLLAGKGAEA from the coding sequence GTGGGTGCTGCGGTAGGGGGCCGGGGCCTCTTCATCAGCTTTGAGGGCCTGGACGGGGTGGGGAAAAGCACCCAGGCCGCGGCGCTGGCCGCCTGGCTCGGCTGGCGTTGGGGCCGGGAAGTGGTTATGGTCCGCGAGCCCGGCGGCACCCCGCTGGGGGAGGCGGTGCGGCGCCTGTTGCTGGATGCCGGCGGCGCCGCTCCCGCCAGCGTGCGGGCGGAAGCCCTCCTGTTCGCGGCCGCGCGAGCCGAACTGGTGGAACGGGTGGTGCGCCCCGCGCTGGCGCGGGGGGCGGTGGTGGTCGCCGATCGCTTTGCCGATTCCACCGTGGCGTATCAGGGCTACGGCCTCGGCCTGGGCCCCCGGGTGACCGCTGCCATCAACGCCTGGGCCACAGGGGGCCTGGAACCCCACCTCACCATCTGGCTGGACGGCCCCCCGCTGGGCCCGCTTTCCGGGGACCGCATTGAGCAGCGGGGGGAGGACTTCCGGGAGCGGGTCCGGGCCGGGTATGCCGCCCTGGCCGCTGCTGATCCGCGCCGCTGGCGGCGGGTGGAGGCCGACCGCCCCCTGGAGCAGGTGACGGCACAGGTACAGGGGCTGGTGGAACGCCTGCTGGCGGGAAAGGGGGCCGAGGCATGA